The DNA segment CGAATCTTTTTCATCTAACATATAAGAATGTCTTATACCTCAACTTTAACCCAGTTACCGCCAGATGTGCTGCGAACTTTCATTTATGCCGTTGAAACAGGGAGCTTCACAAATGCGGCGGAATTAGTGCATCGCACACAATCCGCTGTGTCCATGCAAATGAAACGGCTGGAGAGTGATCTAGAAAAGCCGCTTTTTGTGCGGCAAGGACGTGGTGTTCGACTGACAACTGATGGAGAAACACTCTATCGATATGCTCTTCGTTTGACGACACTCCACGATGAAGCGCTCGCAGCTCTCACCCAACCCCAATTGTCAGGAGTTGTTAGACTGGGAGCACCTGAAGACTATGCGGCCCAGTATGTGCCCAGCGCTTTACAACGGTTCGCTACCCTGCATCCCCGTATTACCGTGGATGTCTATTGTGATGTTTCGGAAAATTTGAGCAGGCAGTTCCAAGATGGTGAGCTTGATGTCATGATCACGACTGAATCGCGCGCTGATGGCCCCTTTTGTCGACAGCAGGATCTTATGTGGATAGTGGAAGAACATGGAACGGCAATGGAACAAAGCCCACTCCCCCTCGCATTATTTCATGAAGGGTGCCATTATAGACGTAACACCCTTACAGCATTGGAAGAAGCTGGAATCTCATACCGAATCGCATATGGAAGCCCCAGTCTGGCGGGTATTCTGGCCATCGTCAGGGCTGGCCTTGCCGTGGCAGTTGTGGCGCATGGAACCGCTATCCCCGGCTGTAGGCGGCTAACCAAGAATGAAGGGCTTCCCTTTATTCCTCCCGTCGGCATAGCCCTCCGCCTCAACCAGAGGAACAACACTCCGGCTACACGTTCTCTTCACCGCTTTATCGATGCCGAACTGGAAATGACGACAGTCTAATCACACAATTTGTCAGGAAGCTCTCTGGCCGCTTTCTTATACCCAAACTCGATAAGGGGAGCGGCAGCGTCAAACTCCATCATGGAACAAAGGTTTGCCGGAATCTCCAATAAACAATCAGGTGGGTAAGCTGCAATTTTCTGTCTTGCTATGGTTCCCTGCATGGCGTCAAACGATTTATAAACGATCTCATAAGCCCGAATATCC comes from the Pseudodesulfovibrio piezophilus C1TLV30 genome and includes:
- a CDS encoding LysR substrate-binding domain-containing protein, which produces MSYTSTLTQLPPDVLRTFIYAVETGSFTNAAELVHRTQSAVSMQMKRLESDLEKPLFVRQGRGVRLTTDGETLYRYALRLTTLHDEALAALTQPQLSGVVRLGAPEDYAAQYVPSALQRFATLHPRITVDVYCDVSENLSRQFQDGELDVMITTESRADGPFCRQQDLMWIVEEHGTAMEQSPLPLALFHEGCHYRRNTLTALEEAGISYRIAYGSPSLAGILAIVRAGLAVAVVAHGTAIPGCRRLTKNEGLPFIPPVGIALRLNQRNNTPATRSLHRFIDAELEMTTV